Proteins encoded together in one Chiloscyllium plagiosum isolate BGI_BamShark_2017 chromosome 50, ASM401019v2, whole genome shotgun sequence window:
- the LOC122544603 gene encoding late histone H2B.L4-like produces the protein MAEEKKGQVAKKGAKKVVKRAPAKGGKKRRRSRKESYAIYIYKVMKQVHPDTGISSKAMSIMNSFVGDIFERIAGEASRLAHYNKRSTISSREIQTAVRLLLPGELAKHAVSEGTKAVTKYTSSK, from the coding sequence ATGGCTGAGGAAAAGAAGGGTCAAGTTGCCAAGAAGGGCGCGAAGAAAGTGGTGAAGAGGGCGCCAGCAAAGGGCGGCAAGAAGAGGAGGCGGTCCAGGAAAGAAAGTTACGCCATCTACATCTACAAAGTGATGAAGCAGGTTCACcccgacaccggcatctcctccAAGGCCATGAGCATCATGAACTCGTTCGTCGGCGATATTTTTGAGCGCATCGCGGGGGAGGCTTCCCGCCTGGCCCATTACAACAAGCGCAGCACCATCAGCTCCCGGGAGATCCAGACCGCCGTGCGGCTGCTGCTGCCCGGGGAGCTGGCCAAGCACGCCGTGTCGGAGGGTACAAAGGCGGTGACCAAGTACACCAGCTCCAAGTGA